AAACTCGCGGAGGCGGACGCCCGAAAGGCCCCGCACGCTTCGGAAGTGCTCCCAGCCGATGCGGTCGAGTATGTAGGTGCGGGGGCGGCGTGTGCCGGGGTCGCCCGGCTGCCGGAGCGTCTCGCCGATCGCGTGGAAGGCGGCGATTTCCTGCGAGAGGCTGGCGACGCGCTGCCCCTCGCCCGCGTAGATGCGGTGCGGGTCGTACACCAAGTCAATCGGGCTGACATCATTCATGGCAGGATTCCCCGTCGCGGTTTACTCGGGCGCGACCGAGGCTTCGTGCCGAACGGCGGTGCTGTGTGCTTCCGGCTCACACTTAGCGAAAACTACGGTGAGTAGCAGGGCGGCGAGCTGGTCGGGATCAAGGGCGAACGTGTCCCGCCACCCCCGCAGCGCCTGCCGGACCTGGACCAGTGCCTCGTCGTGGGTGAATTCCGGGAACTCCCGCCGCCCGCCGTCCGGCATGATGACGGTCATCTTTCCCTTGGACGGCGCCAGAGATTGAATGACCTCCAGTATCCCCGAGGCCCGGCCGTAGTCCTCCTGGCTGAGCTGCCGCGCCTCCTTGTTGGCGACGGCGGCCACCACCTCCTCGATGAGTTCGCCCTTGCCGTCTGACGCCGCCAGGCGCTCCATGATGGAAGAGATGACGCGGTTCTCGGGCCCGGCGAACGCCTCGACCTTGCGTAGCGACTCGACTACGCCATCGCGGTCGTTGCCCACGTTCTGCAACTGTCGCCGCACGGGGGCGCGAGCGCCTTCCACCTGTCGCCCGAGTCGCTCGCGTAAGTCTCTCCAGAGGCGGACCGTGGCAGGGAATGTGGGACGGGTGCTGCCCGCGTCTTCGAGTTCCTGCCTGGCCTCGGCGTCCTCCTGAATCCACCGCATGAGGTGATCGGCCAGCAAGGTGGGCTGGGGCGGCACCCCGCCTCGCAGCACCTTCAGGATGTCCTTCTCGGGTTCGCTCAGGTCGCGCAGTGTCAAGGCGGCTTCGGGCAGCTTGTGGACTATGTCTCTCAGTTGCGCGCTCACCTTTTCGCACGCCTCTTCGATACGGTCGGCCGCCCCACCTTCTGGCACTTTGACTTCGAGTTCTGCGCCGATGACACGGAAGACCCACCGCTGCTTCGGGGAGAGCTTGCTGTAGCGAGTCTGGTAGCGGTCGGGGAAGCGGGCCATGTCCACGATGGCCTCGGCGATCTTGGTCTCGACCCGCTCCCAGTTGTTGTACTTCTTGCGGTAGATGCCGATGCGGGAGGGTTCCGACCGGAAAACGAGCGCCACGAACAGCGGCATGATGCCGTTGGGCATCCCATACGGCGGCTCGACAAGCCGCTCGAACAGCTTGATAAAGGGCTTGTCCGAGGTGCTGCGCGAAGCGAGGTACTTTAGCGTCTCGCGCATCGGCTCGGACGGGGTTTCCGACGTGGGAACGGCCAGCTCCCACTTGCCGGACGCAGAGTTATGCGAGAAGAACCCGTTCTCGCAAAGAACCCCGTCGATGACGGCACCCTCTTGGCTGGTGTCGTTGAAGTTCAAGTAGTCAGTCTGGTACTCCGGCTGCTCGTCGAACTTGAGAATGGCTTCGACGATGTACTCGATCTTCTTCCATGCCCCGCCGGAATACGACAGCCACTCGTTGTAGCTGCCGCAACGGACCCGGGGCTGGTGGTGGTAGGTGGTGTCGAGGTCGCGGGCGATGGACGGCAACAACTGCCCCCATGAACTCACCGGCACAGTCCGGGGCGTTTGCCCAACCTTCAACACTCCCGTCCCAGACCGAAGACCCTCGTTGCCGAAGGTGCGTGCGAACTCGGTTCGCAGTTCCTCGCGCAGTTTGGTCAGCTTGTTCTCCAGCACCTCGAAGGCGTGGCTCTGCGAGTCTTTCTTCTCCAGCAGTTGCTTGACAGCGATGAGTTCTCTCGCCTTTTCAGAACTGAGCGACATAGGGGCGCTGGGGAGGATCATGTACGCCTCCCCCTTGATCGGAGTCTCGGCTAGCTTGCGGCAGGCGTCGAGCTGGGCGGCGGTGTCGGCTGCGGCGAGGTAGATGACGGCTGAGAGCCACGCCGGGGAGTCGCCTCCGGCCAAGGCCGGGTTTTGGGCGTCGATAGCCTTCTCACCCTTGGCCGGATCAAGCAGCCGCACAGCCACCCGTCGGACGATGCCCGCGTCGTTCGGGTCGAGTTCCATTTCGCCAAGGCGGTCGGTTACCTCCACCCGCAACGACTCGTAGGTGCGGAGCAGTTCGCCCGTGGTTTTGTCCGCCGGGACGAGTGCTTTCTCGCCATCGATTTCCTTCTCGAGATCTTGCCCGAGGCCGCGGTCGGTCACGAAGTTCCAGACGTCCGTCGCCTCGTTCTTCCAGAGGGCGTGTGCTTCCTTGAGCCGTGACAGCGCCTCGTGAAGCGCGGTTGCCCCAATTTCCTCGCGCTCCGCGTCGCACAGGCAGAAGCTCAGAAACACTGTGGTCGGGGCCATGTCGGCGCTCTTGATGCCCGCCAGCACCAGCACTGCCCTCAGTATCGCGGCCTCCATCGGGGTGGCTCCGGGCAGTCGGGCCACCGCCTGCTCGTACTGCCCGACGAGGTGCGGCTCCTTTTGCCGCAGGGGTTCGCTGAAGAACGGAAGCAGGTCGGAGATGCGTAGAAGCTCGCCGCCGCCGGCCTCATCGACCGGGGGCAGCACACGAGTTTCGAGCGCCCCGGCAACACCGCCCTCCTCGCGGCTTTGCAGGTAGTAAAACGCCGTCCGGTTCACCTGGGCGATTCGGTCGGAGAGCAACAGTAGCGACGAGGAGGTGGCCGGATGGAGGGGGTAGCACGGTGCGACCACGTCCTGGTACGCTGCCTCGGCGGAGATGTTCTGCCAGAACCGCTGGCGGGGCATCCGGGTGGCAATCTGCTGCAACCGCGGCACCGGGTTCTGGAACACCGCCTCGCCCGCTTTCGTGCGGTGCAGCATCCCGGCCAGGAGGTGATACCCCTCCATTTCTGTGACGCTGAGTTTGATGAAGATGGATGGCTGGCGGAACCGGGCGGCGACCGTCTCAAGCCGGTTGCGGTCGGTCTCGGAAAGGTTGCTGCGCTGCCCGTACTCCGTCAGGCTCATGTGGGTGAAGGCCATGAACACGACCCGCTTTCCGAGGTCGTTGCTCCCGCACGCCCGCTCTACGAAGTCTTGGAGGCCGATGGCTTCGAGGTGCATGTCGCGCTTGCCGTTCTGCGCGCCCTTGAGCAGCGACTCTAGCGCCAGCCCGAACTCGTCCCAGATGACCAGGATGCCCTCGTACCCGTGGCGCTGCACACGCTCTGCAACCAGCGGGTAGATTTCGTGGGCCTCATAAGCCCCGCCGGACGCCCGGAGGTAGTCGTAGAAATCGACCACCGTCTCGCGCATGTGCCAGTCGCAGAACTCCTGAAGCGCGTGCTCGTCGAAGTCCTGCCGAAGCGCCCGCGCCATCTGTTCCGCAGTCGCCAGCCGGGAGTTCGGTGCGGGCTGGTACACCTTCCCCTTGCTGACGAGGTTGTCGAGCCGAGTGGCCGCCTCGTGGAAAACGGTCTTCCCGAGCACCTCCTCGCTCAGGCCCGCGCGGCGGAGCGCCTTGAGCAGTCCCCGGACGAACGCGGTGGAGAGCCGCCCGCCGCCGCCGTCGGCGTACAAGGGAACGACCAGCCACGGCCGCCACGCCTTCCCGCTCGGCACCATCGCCTGCTTCAGCGAGTCGAGGGAGGTTCCCTGCTGCCGCGCCCGCAGCCGGCCCCAGACCGGCAGGAGCGCCGGGCAGTCGAACCCGTCCTGGAACAGTCGCGCCAGTACGGTGCAAAGGCGGCTCTTGCCCGTGCCGTAGGTGCCGTGGCAAATCACGGCCCGGCCGCGGGGGCTGTGCGGGCCAACCGCCTCTCGCAGGAAGTCGAACACTTCGAGGGTTGAGCGGACGGGCACATACCCGGAGGCGACCTGGTCAACCTCCAGGGACTCCTCGAAGTTGACGTAGGGCTTCTCGTCCTGCGAGACGAAGACCCACTCGCTCAGGTGACTCATGAGTATGTCTCTTCCGTAGCGACGAGGCGCGGCCTAAGAAACCGGATGTCCGTGCCGGGGATGACGCCGCGCGCCACGAATGGCCCTTCGACCCCTTCCGTCCGGGGAATGTCCACCACAACGATGCCCGGCCCACGGGAATACAGCGACAGGAAGTTCCAGAACCCTTCCTGCACCCCCGGCGTCCAATAGTCCACGAAATGCAGCGGCCCGGCCAGCACCACGGCGTCGGTTTTCCCCGCCTCGTTGATGCACGCCCTGGCAGAGTCGGCGGCCATAGCGCCCACCTGGTCGAAGAACCCTTCCCACGGGAGCACGCGGGACGCTCTACCGGCGTCAGCCAGCGCGGACGGAAGGTATTCGCACAGGCGCGACAGCACGTCGAGCCGGTCGGCTTGGAGGATGAGGCAACGGTAGCGACGAGTCGGGTTCAGCTCCGCAGACACGAGCCGGGCGACCTGATCGCGGAGCGGTGTTACTGCCATTTGACCGCATGGCTCCGGTAGCCGGTTAGCCGGAGATCGCGCAGGGTCGCTTCGGCGGGGCGTAGGAATTGGATGGAGTCCTGATTCACCTGCTGGCGGTACTGCACGAACTGCCCGTAATCCTTATGTGTGGTGATGCGGGACAGTGACTCCCGCACGTCCGATTCTCGCAGGCCCAACACCCGCGCGAACCCTTTCCCGAGGATCTCCCGGGCTTCGACCGTGGCTTGGTTCGGGTAGTGCTGGCGCTGGAACAGCACGGCTGCGTAGGCGACGAGCAGGTCTTCGGCCTTCGTGAGGCGGCGGCGGACCTTGCGGCCGCCTCGCCCGTCTCCGACCGTCCGCTCCTCCAGCAGCCCAAGTTCGTTCACGAAGCCGCCCGTTTGGAAGGTCTGCGCGACCCCACTGAAGTAGGAGCTCACGGTCTCTTTCGAGATGCCGATTTGCTTCTCCTCGGCGCTCTGCGCGAGGCAATCGGTGATATCATCAAGAGAGACCCAACGCCCCTCGGTGTCGTAGATGTGGAAAAACCCCGTGTACGGGAAGGCGTCGGGGTTCGTGCACAGGTGCAGGTGAAACAGCCACCACGTCCAGGCCATCTCTGCACGGGCGTCCTGGGCGGCCATGAGCTGCCCCAGCTCCGTCAGCGTCGTGTTGCTGCCCTTCGACTCGGTGACCCCGCCCGCCTTAAGCCAGTTCTTTATGGCGGTGAGCTGGTTGCTCCCCGCGAGGAATGACTTCCGGGCGGTGGACATCTTCTTGGCCGCGAACAGGTCGGGCTGGCGAGGCAGCTCCCTAAACGCCGCGACCAGCCAGTGCCGCGTGAATCCAAAACTGTCGTTCTTCAGCGGCATGACATCCTCTGGGCATCAGGTGTGGCACATGAAGCATGGCGGCTCGTCACTCTCGTCCTCCAGCACCTCGTCCAGCACGTCAAGCAGCGGCAGGTTGACTCGCTTTTTCTGCTGGCCCTCCATCGCCTTCTGGTGCCGCGCCTTAATTTCCCGAACGCGCTCCGGGGCGGACAGTTCCTCCAGCGACTCCCGCTGGTTCCAAGTGTAACGCTCGCCGGTCTCCTCGTTGATTTTCTCGTACTGCTTGGACAGTTCGAACAGTTCGGG
The Gemmata palustris DNA segment above includes these coding regions:
- a CDS encoding DUF4007 family protein, whose product is MPLKNDSFGFTRHWLVAAFRELPRQPDLFAAKKMSTARKSFLAGSNQLTAIKNWLKAGGVTESKGSNTTLTELGQLMAAQDARAEMAWTWWLFHLHLCTNPDAFPYTGFFHIYDTEGRWVSLDDITDCLAQSAEEKQIGISKETVSSYFSGVAQTFQTGGFVNELGLLEERTVGDGRGGRKVRRRLTKAEDLLVAYAAVLFQRQHYPNQATVEAREILGKGFARVLGLRESDVRESLSRITTHKDYGQFVQYRQQVNQDSIQFLRPAEATLRDLRLTGYRSHAVKWQ